In the genome of Phycisphaerales bacterium, one region contains:
- a CDS encoding WGR domain-containing protein has protein sequence MLDLLTIALEAHSDELNHHRRYELAVGRDLLGHWVVTVRYGRVGQSLRELRFAGPDADDARAILHDRLRRRLSAPRRIGCAYQIRELVVPARTALSDWLPASSIAALAA, from the coding sequence ATGCTCGACCTCCTGACGATCGCCCTGGAGGCGCACAGCGACGAGCTGAACCATCACCGGCGGTACGAGCTGGCCGTCGGCCGGGACCTGCTCGGCCACTGGGTCGTCACCGTCCGCTACGGACGGGTTGGTCAATCTCTCCGTGAGCTCCGGTTTGCCGGCCCGGATGCGGACGACGCCCGCGCCATCCTGCACGATCGGCTACGGCGGCGGCTGTCCGCGCCGCGTCGGATCGGCTGCGCGTATCAGATCCGGGAACTGGTCGTACCGGCGCGGACGGCGCTGTCGGACTGGCTCCCTGCTTCGTCAATTGCGGCACTGGCGGCTTAG